The genome window CCGTTTTGATTTTCCGAACCACAATATTAAACACACAATCAAACTGATTCCCGCTAAAATTCCCAGTACAGTCCCTGTTCCTATATATTGTAAGGCTGTCATAACATCACTCCCTATCCTTCCAGAAAGCAGTTACTGATTTCTTCTACCTTGCTCATCAATACATCCGGCGCAATCTGATTTGTAAAATATCCTGATGCGTATACTTTCTGCTCCTGTGATTCATACCAGAATTTTGCTTCCGGATGCTTTTGGTTCATCCGTTCCAGGCATTTCTGCAGCGCTCTGCTATTTTTGCGCTTCACAGATAACTCAAAACACGCAGGATTGGAAAATAGAAATACATACTCCATTCCTCGAAGTGATAAATGTAACTGTTCTCCTTCTGCGGAATGTCGAATTTCTGAACTTTCATATTTTCGCCCATTCTTTGCCAGATAATTCTGTAGCACAGATGCCGTCAATTCTTCATAAACAGGCTTTGATGTTTGCCCTTCTACGGATACTGAGGGGGGGATTGTTGTTTCAAACACTGCTGTCGCACTTTCCGGTACTTCTCCTGTTTCATCAGGAGTAGTTCCCTGACTACTCCGATGCAGCTGTGCAATCAGCTCCATGAGATGCTTACGCTCATCTTCTAATTTGACAATCTGCTGTGCAAATTTTTCTTCTTCCTGTTGTAAATTTTCTCTTTCTTCCAACAACTGCTTATTTTCCTCCTGCAGCGAACACTTTGAGCTTTTTAACTGTCTTACTTGCTCCTGAAGTACTTCCATCTGTTGTTGTAACTCTGAAACCTCCTGTTTATTATTGGACGTACCGCCCTCCAATAATGCAGTAAAGAATTCTCCAGCTTTTGTACTGCTTTCTCCCTGACGTTCCAATAACAGTCCAAGCATTCCTAATCTATGCTCGTACTCCTCGCTGAGTTGTCTTACTTTGAGCCTTTCATTTTTTGCTCCTTCTACTTCTACACGCAGTCTTGCTTCTAAAACTTCTCTTTGCTTCTGAAAAACATTCTGGTCTTCTTCCAGTTTTTTTCTTGCCTGCTTTTCATCCTCAAACCAGTCTTTCAGCATTGCTTCACGCTGATTCTGTTCTTCTTCCTGTAAGTTCAGTTTTTCTGCTTTTTGATCCAGATTTCTTTTATCTTTTCGAATCTGCTCTAACAAAACCTTCAGCTCTTTCCGCTGTTTTTCATATTCCGCTTCCCGGCGAACAAATAAAGTTTCCCGCTCCTCATACATTTTGCTCATTTCTTCAAGAAATGAAGTTCCCTGTGCCTTTATCTGATTCTGATTGCTCATTTTGCTCCCTTCTTTCGTGATAAATTTCGTAACCTAATGACGATTGTACTTGAAACACCAAGCAGAACAGAATAAAACAAAAACCGCTCTACTTCTCCCGTTTTTGGTACTGGTTCTATTGCTTGCTGCGTTTTTCCCTCGTTCTGTTGTATTTCTTGCTGTTTATTATCTAATACGCTGTTATCTTCTTGCGGATAGTGTTCTGCGCTTTCCAACTTCTTTTCTGAACTCTCTTTCTTATGCTGATGCAACTTACTTCCTGTTTCCATACAATACGCAGCTCCCCATAAACAAAAACCACACATACACAGCAATAGCAGTGAGATAACTATTCTCTTCATTTTACACACCTTCTATAGAATCAGTTTTTCTTTTACTGCATAGCAGCTCACAACCAACCGCTGATTTGTTCTTCGATAACCAATACAAGTTGCCAACACCACTTGCTGCGCACTAGTTTCTTCTGAAGTTTGAAACACTTCATCATCTTTGTCACATTGAAATACACTTTCTACTTCTAATTCTTTGCTACGTATTGGTGTATATAGATAAATCTTTTTGTGGGTACTGAAAAACTCAGCATCCTGATACTGATCTAACTCTCCAAACATCTGTCCAGAACGCGTATTATGACCGAAAAGGCAAACATTTTCAGACAATGCTTCGTTTGTATCTGCATAAGTAAAAATAGAGCCGAGCGTGCTTCTCTTTCCTTCAAAATCACGATTCAGATACTCTGTATCGCTATTTCCTTTCAGCACCGGATAATCAATCTGTGTTCCTGGTATATAAATCCATCCAACAATTTCCGGATTGATCTGACGAAGTGTTATAAAATCAATTTGCCTATTAAGCGCTTCTGTCTCCGTCTGTGGTTTCGTCTCTTCCTTCACTACTGCCTGAATAATTGCTTCCTGCTTTTGTACTGCCTCTGAAAAAGGCTGGTGTTCCTGGTAAGCTAATACTGCAAATCCAATTCCAACAATTCCACAACATACAGCTCCAAAGTTCCATAATCTATCTCGCATGTTTTCGTTTCCTTTTCCAACCGATCCAAATACAACCACTACAACAGAAGAAACATATAAGAGCTCCCAAGATATAGTGTCCCCGCTGATCATCCAATCCTGTCTGTGGCGCTGTTTTTTCCTCTTCTTCTGGCCGTGGGGTATGTTTTGGCATAATAGAAACGTCATATTTCATTTCCTGATCCTGATCACTCCAAGTAGGAATCGCAATTAAAGTTGGTTCGATCATATCATAAACTTCAACATCTTCTGCGTGAATCAGATAGACGCCCACTGCCAACTCTTTAAAAAGAACTCGCCCTGATTCATCTGTTGTTTCAGAGTGTCCTGTCTGATGTTTTATCTGACATAAGCTTTCTGCCGCCTGCTTCATTTGTTGTGAATTTTCAATCTCATTTAATTCTACATTTGCAGTCGCAAATCCTTCTAATAGTTTATAGTTTCCAGCCACCACCTCTGCTACTTTGGTACAGTAGAAACGGATATTTTGCTTATTTGTACCGTTTTTTCCATCTGTCAGCTGTACCTGAATACTTCCCCGCTGTTCTGAAGCCAACATTTCCAGCTGTTCTGATGGTGGAAATATTTGCTCTCCTGATTCTGATTCTGTCTGTTCAATCATAAGTTCTTCTTCTGTGATCTGATCCGCAGTCTGTTCCTTCTCCGTTTCTGCAGCAAACACTGGCACTGCAGCAAATAGCACCCAAAAAGCTATCACTGCACAGCCCGCTTCAAATTTTCTCATTTTCATAATCTTGATGCCTCCTGTCATGTAGATAAAAACCAATCGCAATCAATAACAGTACAAATGGAAGTGCTGTAATTGCAATCTCCCGGAAAGATGGAATTGCCTGTTGGATTTCTTCATGGATTATTTTCTCATACGCAACCCTTCGTCCTGTCACAATCAAACGATGCGAATTAATGCCATATGGTGTACATGTAATCAAAGAGACCAAATCCCTTTCAGGCTGTATTTCCAATTTTGATACTTCCTCTGGTGTCACGGTCTGCACCTCATCTACTTTATAAGCTAATGTTTCTTTCCCGATTCGGATGAAAAACAAATCTCCCATTTTCATTTCATCTAAACGAACAAGTAGTTTTGCACTTGGCAACCCTCGGTGCCCTGTTAAAGCACAATGGGTATTCGAACCGCCTACTGGAAGGCTTGTTCCCTGTAAATGCCCAATACCGTCCGACAGTACTTCATCTTCTGTTCCATGATAAATCGGAAGCTCCACATTAATTTTCGGAATATCCAAACTTCCCATAATTCCAGTTTGAGACAGATTTAATTGAGATTGATAACTTTTATCACTTAACATTGTCATGTCAGAATGATCTACCACTGCCCCTTCTGTCTGATACAGCATCTCATTGTATTGCTCTGCATTCTTCCACATTTCTTTTAGCTTTGAGTTTTCCTCTTCCATAACTGCTTTCTGATATGTTGCAACGGCGTCCTGCTGACGCCGCTGCGAAACTATGCTATGAATAATTGGAAAGCAACAAAGCAAGAAACCGATCAGAAATATGATCTTCCACTTTCTGTTCATAATGTTTTACAGTTTTTCTTCCTTTCGTTTCCTGCTCTTCACAAGTGCTCCTGTCATTAATACGGTTCCGACTGTGATAATGATAGTCAATGCCGGTGTTCCAGTAATCGGAAGCTTCTTTCCAACTTTATTGATGATTGTTAGATTTGCAGAACCTTCCTCTACATTTGTTTCTAACTCTTTATCTTCTGATAAACCAATTCCATCAAAAAAGGTTTTGATATTTGCAGAAGCATCAAATGACACCAGCGTTTTTTCTGTTGCACCATCACCTTTGATATAGCTGTCACGATCTTTAGTAAAAGTCGCGGTCAGTTCCAATTTAATTGGATCAAGTAGTGGGCGATATCCATCTGGTGCATCTGTTTCTTTTAGATAATAAATACCACTGTCTAATCCAAAAATCGTAAAAGTTCCATTGGCATCAGATACCATTTCTACAGCTGTAGTCGGGCGATTTCCTCCAGTATGATCTGTCCCACCCACAGCATCTCTGTTAATAACGATGTAGCCGTCATTTCCAGCTTTTACAAATACTTCATTTTTACATGCTTCATCGCTATATAAACGAAATTTTGCACCTGCAAGTACTTTATCGTGATCATTTGTTTTCAATGGATTTAAACGATAAGTAAAACAAACAACTGTGTCCCACGGGGTATATCCAGTACTTCCATCTCCTTCCGAATCCGCATCATTCGAAAATTCCAGGCGAACATCATTTTCAAATCCAGGACGTCCTGTATCTTCGGCAGCTTTCTCATTCAAAGTAGCTGCATATGTCAAAACAACTTTCTGTCCATAAATATTTTCCTGTTTCTGATTCATCTGATCGAATTCTCGATCCACAATCGCTTTCAAATCAGTAATAGCGACCATAAACGTATCGCCATTTCCAGGTTTTTCTGTTACGGCATATTCAGATGATGCCAGTGTATAGGTCTTAGCTTTTCCGGCAATAGTTCCGCTGATCTGAATTTGAACACTGTCTTTCTGGAATGTCAATGCCGGACTCATTACATCATGCCATGCATAATAGTAAGTATCATAGCCATTCATATCTGGCACATTGGATGTGAATTGGTATGGAACATTCTGGCCGATTTCGTAATCACCAATATCATTCCAACGATCAACATTTGAAATGTCTTTACACTTATCATCTTCCTGAATTTTCTTTG of Roseburia hominis contains these proteins:
- a CDS encoding class B sortase gives rise to the protein MRDRLWNFGAVCCGIVGIGFAVLAYQEHQPFSEAVQKQEAIIQAVVKEETKPQTETEALNRQIDFITLRQINPEIVGWIYIPGTQIDYPVLKGNSDTEYLNRDFEGKRSTLGSIFTYADTNEALSENVCLFGHNTRSGQMFGELDQYQDAEFFSTHKKIYLYTPIRSKELEVESVFQCDKDDEVFQTSEETSAQQVVLATCIGYRRTNQRLVVSCYAVKEKLIL
- a CDS encoding class C sortase, translated to MNRKWKIIFLIGFLLCCFPIIHSIVSQRRQQDAVATYQKAVMEEENSKLKEMWKNAEQYNEMLYQTEGAVVDHSDMTMLSDKSYQSQLNLSQTGIMGSLDIPKINVELPIYHGTEDEVLSDGIGHLQGTSLPVGGSNTHCALTGHRGLPSAKLLVRLDEMKMGDLFFIRIGKETLAYKVDEVQTVTPEEVSKLEIQPERDLVSLITCTPYGINSHRLIVTGRRVAYEKIIHEEIQQAIPSFREIAITALPFVLLLIAIGFYLHDRRHQDYENEKI
- a CDS encoding isopeptide-forming domain-containing fimbrial protein — encoded protein: MKKKNCKKMVMIIAGAMALSGFSADLPNLFPGDVAVVHAASGQNYNTVNGIADFGQGGAHIDIKGNSGQTLVGKQFRVYQIFFAENAKGGESINYTFNPVYAPAIKNVVAKALSKSGKPTTADQVTEYMAIDYIQTLNSHPVEGVTAPQELEGRYSKFRYFVEDLRNEIERLNIASATVTVKNVMSGAENTIRLDGLAYGYYIIDEISKVEDTHSAGSLCMVDTANPTAQITIKSDYPSVTKKIQEDDKCKDISNVDRWNDIGDYEIGQNVPYQFTSNVPDMNGYDTYYYAWHDVMSPALTFQKDSVQIQISGTIAGKAKTYTLASSEYAVTEKPGNGDTFMVAITDLKAIVDREFDQMNQKQENIYGQKVVLTYAATLNEKAAEDTGRPGFENDVRLEFSNDADSEGDGSTGYTPWDTVVCFTYRLNPLKTNDHDKVLAGAKFRLYSDEACKNEVFVKAGNDGYIVINRDAVGGTDHTGGNRPTTAVEMVSDANGTFTIFGLDSGIYYLKETDAPDGYRPLLDPIKLELTATFTKDRDSYIKGDGATEKTLVSFDASANIKTFFDGIGLSEDKELETNVEEGSANLTIINKVGKKLPITGTPALTIIITVGTVLMTGALVKSRKRKEEKL